Genomic segment of Paenibacillus sp. FSL R5-0912:
TTAAAAATCAATATACGAATAGTAGATAAATGGAAGAGTGCATAAAGATTATAGGCGATCCCTGAAATATAACTTTAGCTGTATTTTACCTTTTATTTGGCAGACTGTCTAAGTAAATACTGGAACTTAGACCCTTTTTTTAGTGTCGGCAAAAAATGTCCATATTTGGCTTCAGCCCCCCGCCCGAAGGGTTGGAAGCCGGCCGCTGCGCGAATCCTCCGGCAGGAAGGCCCGGTGCCATATCCAGGCGTTTGCAGCTGCCAGAATTACCAGATAGATGTATATTCCCGCAGGAATTAAAGTGAATACATAATGTATCCCGGCCAGTCCTGCCAGAACGAACAGCTGCACAAAAGCACTGCCGGTGAATTCCTTCCGCCGCGCTGCTTCATACTTCTCCGAGAACGGCAGCGCCCTGGGGAACAGAAGAAAGCAGAGCACCGAATACAGCAGCAACGCAAGCAGTACGGCTGCCATATCAGCAATAATCCTGGACCCGAACAAGCCGATGAACACAGCTGCCTCCAGAGTAAACAAAGGCACCAGCAGCTTAAGCACCACTGCCTTCAGCATCCCGCGGTACACCATAGCGGTTCCCGGCAGGGGGATTACTTTATAGATCCATGCGCCTTTATAGCTGGTGGAGTAGCGGAGCATTTGTACCGCCGTCATCATCAGGAGAGCACTGTAATAGATAAACAGGAACGATCTGGAGCCTCTGATGGCTGCCAGATCCCCGCTCCACACCTGATTGAAGATAAAGATAAAAGGCAGCACGAGGGACAAGCCTACAGTTGGATATACCCTAAGCTTGAATTCGCGCTCGTGCTTCATCATCGACCAGGTGAAGCGGAAGAACATCGCCTCTACCTTGTTCCGGCATGTTATCTCTGATAGCCTGCGGGATATCCGCCCGTTGCCCTGCCCTGAAGCGCCTTGTTCAGCCAGCTTCTGGAGACTGCGTTCAAACAGCGGCATCAGCCGGATATAGGCTGCAAACAACACGATAGGAGCTGCGAGAGCGAGTACGGCCAGGATAGTTAGATGCCTGCCCTCCGCTCCCCCAACCAGCAGCTCAAACGGAGCCCCGAACCAGACGGGAGGCAGCGCGAAGTGCCACCACGCAGGAGTGAAGCTGAGGCCGAACTCTGTGATATTAAACAGGCGAGATACGAGCTGAGCACCGACAGTTACACCAACGGACAGAATAATCTGCACATAATTGATGATGTCCTTAAGCTTTTCACCGTCAAAAAACCTTAAAATCAGCAGATAAACCAGTGCGGTAAACACCAGAATGAAGCCGTCCATCAGAATGATCTCCGCAGCATACAGGAAGAAGAACAGTGCCCCGTGCCGGAATAACGAGAACAGAAGCGAGGGGCCGGTGAAGGTCAGGGTTAACGTGAGCAGATAGATCAGAATATGGATGCTTTTGGCCATGTTTAGCGTCCGGCGGTCCACCGGCTTGGAGAAGAGGATGTTTTTGTCCCGCAAATCCAGCATGACTGTCGAGAAATCAGATATCAGCGTCGTTGTGATCATGAACATCACTATGCTGAACATCAGGCTCATGGTCAGAATATAATTGTCTGCAGGTACAACCAGCGCGATCAGCATCAGCCCGAGCAGCAGATACAGCCACTGTACCCGGAACGGAGAGCCTTCCATATTCAGCTTGGGTTCCTGCGATCCGGAGAATATCGTTGGTGTCCGCCGGCCGTCCATCGTAAGCTTAACCTGAAGAATGCGGCGCAGTACGGCATAATCGACTCCGAGGACCTTAAATATCCACTGCATCCGGTCCAGCAGCTTCAGTACAAAGAAATCACGCATGCGGCGCACCCTCTCCAATCACAGCAACGAACTCACTGGCGATATCCCTGTACTTGTCAAATCCGGTCAGCTGATTGAAAATCTCCTCAAGCGAGCCCTCCCGGCTCTGCTCCCGCAGCTGCGCGAAGGTTCCGTCCGCAACGATATCTCCCCCGTCCAGCAGAATAATCCGGCTGCTGATCTTCTCCACCACGTCCATAATATGCGACGAATAAAAGATTGTTTTGCCCCTTGCCGCAAGTGTTGCAAAAATCTCCTTCACCACCATTACACTGTTGGCATCCAGACCGCTGAGCGGCTCATCCAGGAACAGAATATCCGGGTCATGCAGCATGCTGGCAATCAGCAGCACCTTCTGCTTCATCCCTTTGGAGTAGGAGGCAATCCGCATGTCGTAGGCCTTATCCAGGTTCAGCAGGCCCATCAGTCTCTCCGCCTTGAGCTCAGCATCCGCCTTCTTCATGCCATACAGCTCTCCGATAAAAGTAAGATATTCCCGGGCAGACAGGCTGTCATATAGCTCCGCCACCTCCGGCACATAGCCGATTCTTCTTTTGTAGGCCGTGTCCCCGTCTGAGATATCTCTGCCAAAAATGCGCACCGTCCCGCTATAGCCCTCCACGAGCCCCAGCATGATTTTGACCGTGGTACTTTTGCCGGCGCCATTGGGGCCGATGTATCCGATAATCTGTCCCCGGTATACCTCCAGGTCAATTCCCCGCAGCACCATTCTGTCACTGTAATTCATCCATAGACCTTCAATTGAAATGACCGGTTCTTCTGTATAACCCACTACCCTCTCTCCCTTCGGCATGCACATCCATCATCTTCAAATTATGTTTTAGCTGTTGTCCCTATTTTAGCAAATTTTAACACCTACTACCTATGAGTTATCGCAACACACATGACTGCATAGGCAGAAATGTTGTACGAATTGCAGCTTTGATTGGGTGTTACCGTGGTGTTCCGGAGGATTGTTGTATAAAATACATGAATTGGCCTGCTTATGTAATTATATAAATACGCAAAAAAGGGATACTGCTTCCTGCGGCGGTATCCCTTTTTCTTGAGGAAAAATGATTATTCCTGATTGCAAATGGCAAGCGCTGATTCCTGCCGGCTACACCAAGCTGATTCTTTCCCGTTTCCGGGCAGATTCCAGGCAGCTCTCAATCAGCTTCATATTAAGCACCGGGTCCTCTTCGGCGATCCAGGGCTTGCCGCTGAAGACCGCTGTGGCGAAATGATCCGCCTGCTGCACGTACGGATTGGCTCCGAAGGCTTCCACCAGCCGAGGCTCTCCGCTGCTGCCATACACGAAGAACTGTGCATCGTCGAACCTGGCGTTGAACGGCATCGGGATTTCGATCCGGCCTTCTGTGCCAAGCACCTCCAGCAGCTGGCGGTTATACGCCCACATGCCGCAATCGAAGATCAGGCTCCGCCCGCCGGGGAACTCAACCAGGCCGGAGGCCATCATGTCTACATTATCATGCTCCGGTGAGAAGAGCGCCTGCACAGTTACGGCCTCCGGCTCTGCACCGAACAGCAGCCGCGCCGCTGTGAGCGGATAGCAGCCGACATCATACAGCGATCCTCCTCCCCAGGCAGACTTGAAGCGGATATTGGAAGTATCCGTTACACCGTTATAGGTAAACGTGCCGCGGATGGAACGCAGTTCCCCGATCTCACCGCCCGCTATGATCTCCTGCAGCTCAGTGATCCGCGGATGATGGCGGTACATATAAGCCTCCGCCAAGTGAACTCCCGCCTTCCGGCAAGCCTCCACCATCCCGGTTGCCTCACGGCTGTCCAGGGCAATCGGCTTCTCGCACAGGACATGCTTGCCTGCCTCTGCCGCGCGGATCACCCATTCATAGTGCAGATGATTCGGTAGCGGAATATAGACCGCATCGACATCCGGATCGGCCAGCAGTTCTTCATAGCTGCCATAAGCCTTCCCAATACCGAACTCGGCCGCAGCAGCGCTGCTCTTCTCAAGCCCCCGGCTGGCGATCGCCGTAATCACTCCGGTCTCTGACTCCTGGATGGCCGGCATTACTGATCCTGTGGCGATCTGCGCGCAGCCCATAATTCCCCAACGAAGCTTCTGTGTCATAGTTATACACCTTCCTTATATAAGTTCTTCCGCGTATCCCCTATAAACACAATATCATAGAATCGGGTATACCTCTAAGCAGGCCATATGGAGACCCATATAACAGCTATACCCAGCACTATGATTCTTGCCGCGCTCATGAGCATGAAATTCTTGACGGACAGAATGAAGGTCGTACCTTTATGCTGCTCCTGCTGGAACCGCGCGATATTGCGGCGCAGCGGAATCAGTGTCAGCAGGAGCAGAAGCACCAGTACCGGATGCACACCAAGCAGGACCAGCACGATCAGATCAATAAAAGAAACATAGTAGAGCAGCTCGAACAGCAACAGCGCATTTTTGCGTCCGATATACACAGGCAGCGTATATCTGCGGTTATCCATATCATCCTCAATATCGCAGATGTTGTTAGCCAGCATGATGCCGGCAATTCCGAGGATGGCCGGTACCGAGAACCAGAACAGATACAGTACCTCAAGGAAATTAATGTGCAGACTGATCCAGTTCCCCTGAAGCAGGAGGGTTACCACAGCCTGATCCGAGTGAATGTATGCCGAGATGAAGATAATGACGAAACCCATGAACAGGCCGGAGAACAATTCCCCCAGCGGCATCCGCGAGATTGGAATCGGCCCGAAGGAATACAGGATGCCGATTAGGAAGGACAATCCGCCGAGCAGAAATACAATCA
This window contains:
- a CDS encoding ABC transporter ATP-binding protein, coding for MNYSDRMVLRGIDLEVYRGQIIGYIGPNGAGKSTTVKIMLGLVEGYSGTVRIFGRDISDGDTAYKRRIGYVPEVAELYDSLSAREYLTFIGELYGMKKADAELKAERLMGLLNLDKAYDMRIASYSKGMKQKVLLIASMLHDPDILFLDEPLSGLDANSVMVVKEIFATLAARGKTIFYSSHIMDVVEKISSRIILLDGGDIVADGTFAQLREQSREGSLEEIFNQLTGFDKYRDIASEFVAVIGEGAPHA
- a CDS encoding Gfo/Idh/MocA family protein — translated: MTQKLRWGIMGCAQIATGSVMPAIQESETGVITAIASRGLEKSSAAAAEFGIGKAYGSYEELLADPDVDAVYIPLPNHLHYEWVIRAAEAGKHVLCEKPIALDSREATGMVEACRKAGVHLAEAYMYRHHPRITELQEIIAGGEIGELRSIRGTFTYNGVTDTSNIRFKSAWGGGSLYDVGCYPLTAARLLFGAEPEAVTVQALFSPEHDNVDMMASGLVEFPGGRSLIFDCGMWAYNRQLLEVLGTEGRIEIPMPFNARFDDAQFFVYGSSGEPRLVEAFGANPYVQQADHFATAVFSGKPWIAEEDPVLNMKLIESCLESARKRERISLV
- a CDS encoding 1,4-dihydroxy-2-naphthoate polyprenyltransferase, translated to MNIKIFFKFVELPTKVASMLPLLLGTLYALYRFEDFYILRFAMMFVSLLSFDMATTAINNYYDFKKAAKTHGYGYETHNPIVHYKLKESTVVATIVTLLVLAAGGGIALVSQTGLIVFLLGGLSFLIGILYSFGPIPISRMPLGELFSGLFMGFVIIFISAYIHSDQAVVTLLLQGNWISLHINFLEVLYLFWFSVPAILGIAGIMLANNICDIEDDMDNRRYTLPVYIGRKNALLLFELLYYVSFIDLIVLVLLGVHPVLVLLLLLTLIPLRRNIARFQQEQHKGTTFILSVKNFMLMSAARIIVLGIAVIWVSIWPA